From Oncorhynchus tshawytscha isolate Ot180627B linkage group LG27, Otsh_v2.0, whole genome shotgun sequence, a single genomic window includes:
- the LOC112259389 gene encoding parvalbumin, thymic CPV3-like, which produces MSLTSILSAEDIENAVKEFQAPDSFSFKKFFQLCGLTSKSPKEVKDVFQILDDDNSGYIEESELKFFLQRFVPGARTLTDAECKGFLSAADDDNDGKIGVEEFLIMVQS; this is translated from the exons ATGTCACTCACTTCTATCCTTTCCGCGGAGGATATTGAGAATGCCGTTAAGGAGTTCCAAG CCCCAGACTCCTTCAGCTTCAAGAAGTTTTTCCAGCTGTGTGGCCTGACCTCCAAGTCTCCCAAAGAAGTCAAAGATGTCTTCCAGATCCTTGACGACGACAACAGTGGCTACATCGAGGAGTCAGAgctcaa GTTCTTCCTGCAACGGTTTGTTCCCGGGGCGCGGACACTGACAGACGCTGAGTGCAAAGGCTTCCTGTCTGCGGCTGATGATGACAACGACGGCAAGATCGGAGTAGAAG AATTCCTGATCATGGTCCAGTCCTGA